From one Dermacentor variabilis isolate Ectoservices chromosome 3, ASM5094787v1, whole genome shotgun sequence genomic stretch:
- the LOC142575073 gene encoding uncharacterized protein LOC142575073: MHRKEEGLYYTAMRRMREGDHEFFFKFYRMTPEMFDTLLSFVVEDLKRKYVVREPLEPGERLAITLSYLASGQEIKDVALAYRVGVETARLCIHLCCRSIWVRLKDHFMKVPSETDWTEIAQGFASQ, translated from the exons ATGCACCGAAAGGAAGAAGGGCTGTATTACACGGCG aTGCGTCGGATGAGAGAGGGGGAccacgaatttttttttaagttctataGAATGACCCCAGAAATGTTCGACACATTACTTTCATTTGTGGTCGAAGACCTCAAACGCAAGTATGTTGTGAGGGAGCCCCTTGAACCCGGTGAACGGCTTGCAATAACCTTAAG CTACCTTGCATCTGGCCAGGAAATTAAGGACGTGGCACTGGCTTATAGAGTGGGCGTAGAGACGGCTAGGCTATGCATTCATTTATGCTGTCGAAGCATTTGGGTGCGACTAAAGGATCACTTCATGAAG GTGCCCTCTGAGACAGACTGGACAGAAATTGCCCAAGGCTTTGCCTCCCAGTGA